A genomic window from Quercus lobata isolate SW786 chromosome 10, ValleyOak3.0 Primary Assembly, whole genome shotgun sequence includes:
- the LOC115962932 gene encoding putative disease resistance protein RGA3 — MGGIGKTTLAQLAYNDEEVKAHFDMRIWVCVSDPFDEIRIAKAIVEQVGQSGPSLVELESVLQNMCKSIKERKLLIVLDDVWVEDYKKWEPLKHCLQHGAKGSTILVTTRKERVAQMMGSSCMFQLQNLSEGDTWWLFSQLAFLGRASEDCETLEEIGKKIVSKCKGLPLAAKTLGSLMRFRRTKAEWQNVLDSEIWELEEAEKGLLPPLLFSLYDLPSAIRRCFLFCAIFPKDYEIKKDVLIKLWMAQGYLSSSRSREMEVTGQEYFESLAAHSLFQDFIKDDDGSIIQCKMHDIVHDFAQFLTRNECVIMEVDSKKKPSMDAFYKKVRHLTLTCASDAQMPVFNYNAVNSRTLLNLAEDIALPHLFDNLTRLRALDLNAAAIKEVPVKVRNLMHLRYLNLSKNTRLHELPEAVCDLSNLESLILNWCQSLKRLTQGIGKLINLRHLELEETSNLRKFPKGIGKLSSLRTLSKFIVRGDGVKKACNMVLLKNMKHLQGILYLDGLENLISGGESKKAELKNKKNLLGLRLDFYGQKREGGIHNDDDDDDVIEELQPNPNLASLHILYYQGTRLPSWIMMLTNMRELILKNCENCENLPPLGNLPSLELLEIWYMYHVKTMSHRFLGEDAHDSIPNTDDVLTASTKIAFPKLKRLGFFGLTEWEDWYDWTSWREDCLIMPRLSCLTIECCPKLKALPHLIQTAPIQVTIRECPILETMLPQGERRGLGQDISYPNQI, encoded by the coding sequence CTCTGACCCTTTTGATGAGATTAGGATTGCCAAAGCAATAGTTGAACAAGTTGGACAATCGGGTCCAAGTTTAGTTGAACTGGAAAGTGTCCTGCAAAACATGTGTAAATCCATCAAGGAAAGGAAGCTCCTTATTGTCCTAGATGATGTGTGGGTTGAGGATTACAAAAAGTGGGAGCCTTTGAAACATTGTCTTCAGCATGGTGCTAAAGGAAGTACAATTTTGGTGACCACACGTAAGGAGAGGGTAGCACAGATGATGGGAAGCTCATGTATGTTCCAGCTGCAGAATTTGTCTGAGGGGGACACTTGGTGGTTGTTTAGTCAGTTGGCATTTCTTGGAAGGGCTAGTGAAGACTGTGAAACATTAGAAGAAATTGGCAAGAAGATTGTTTCCAAGTGTAAGGGTCTGCCTCTTGCTGCAAAAACTCTAGGGTCACTCATGCGTTTTAGAAGAACTAAAGCAGAGTGGCAGAATGTTCTGGATAGTGAGATTTGGGAATTGGAAGAGGCTGAAAAGGGCCTTCTACCTCCTCTATTGTTTAGCTTATATGATTTGCCCTCTGCAATAAGACGgtgtttcttattttgtgcCATCTTTCCCAAAGATTATGAAATAAAGAAGGATGTTTTGATCAAATTGTGGATGGCACAAGGTTACCTCAGCTCCTCGCGAAGTAGAGAGATGGAAGTAACTGGTCAGGAGTACTTTGAAAGCCTAGCTGCACACTCTTTGTTCCAGGATTTCATAAAAGATGATGATGGTAGCATAATACAGTGCAAGATGCATGACATAGTTCACGACTTTGCACAATTTCTTACAAGAAACGAATGTGTTATCATGGAGGTTGACAGTAAAAAAAAGCCAAGCATGGATGCATTCTACAAAAAGGTTCGTCACTTAACCTTGACATGTGCATCAGATGCGCAAATGCCCGTCTTCAATTACAATGCAGTCAATTCACGCACTCTCTTGAATCTGGCCGAAGACATTGCTCTACCTCATTTATTCGATAATTTGACACGGCTTAGGGCATTAGATTTAAATGCTGCTGCAATTAAAGAAGTTCCTGTCAAGGTACGCAACTTGATGCATTTAAGATACCTTAACTTGAGTAAAAACACTAGATTGCATGAATTGCCTGAAGCAGTGTGTGATTTGAGCAATTTGGAATCCCTGATCCTTAATTGGTGTCAAAGCCTCAAGAGACTAACTCAAGGGATTGGGAAACTTATCAACTTGAGGCATCTTGAGCTTGAAGAGACCTCAAATCTAAGGAAGTTTCCTAAAGGAATTGGAAAATTAAGTTCTCTTCGAACATTGAGCAAGTTCATTGTGAGAGGCGATGGTGTTAAAAAGGCATGTAATATGGTActgttaaaaaatatgaaacaccTCCAAGGGATTCTTTACTTGGATGGGCTAGAAAATTTGATAAGTGGGGGTGAGTCTAAGAAAGCAGAattgaagaacaagaaaaacCTTTTGGGTTTGAGGCTGGATTTCTATGGTCAGAAAAGAGAGGGAGGAattcacaatgatgatgatgatgatgatgtaatTGAAGAATTGCAGCCAAATCCAAATCTGGCATCCTTACACATACTCTACTACCAAGGCACTAGGTTGCCAAGTTGGATAATGATGTTAACCAACATGAGAGAGCTTATactcaaaaattgtgaaaactGTGAGAATTTGCCTCCTTTGGGAAATCTCCCTTCCCTTGAGTTACTAGAAATATGGTATATGTATCATGTAAAGACCATGAGCCATAGATTTTTGGGGGAGGATGCACATGATAGCATTCCAAACACAGATGATGTACTAACCGCATCTACAAAAATTGCATTCCCAAAACTGAAGAGACTCGGGTTTTTTGGCCTGACAGAGTGGGAAGACTGGTATGACTGGACAAGCTGGAGAGAAGATTGTTTGATAATGCCGAGACTCAGTTGCTTGACAATTGAATGCTGCCCCAAGCTAAAGGCACTGCCACACCTCATTCAGACTGCACCTATACAAGTAACTATCAGAGAGTGTCCTATACTTGAGACAATGCTGCCACAAGGAGAGAGGAGAGGATTGGGCCAAGATATCTCATATCCCAATCAAATTTGA